The DNA region ACCTTCTCAGACGGCACCGACACTTCCCGGACGGCATGGTTCTCCAGGCCGCGCTGTTCGCGCACGGCCTCCTCGATCTCGGCCTCGCCGACGGCGGCCTCGCCGCGGCGCAGCCAGAGGAAGAACTCCACGTTGCCCGAGGGGCCCGGGAGCGGGCTGGTGGTGACCGCGCGCGCACCCCAGCCGCGCTTGGCGGCGGCCGCCGCCACGGCGTTGACGGCCTCGGCCCGCAGCACCGGGTCGCGGACCACGCCGCCCTTGCCGACCCGGTCCTTGCCGACCTCGAACTGCGGCTTGACCATCAGCGCGAGGTCGCCGTCGGGACTGGTGACCCCGATCAGCGCGTCGAGGACGAGCTCGAGGGAGATGAAGGAGAGGTCGCCGACGACGACGTCGACGGGTTCGCCGACCACGTCGAGGGAGAGGTCGCGGATGTTGGTGCGGTCGTGGACGACGACCCGCTCGTCCTGCTGCAGCCTCCAGGCGAGCTGGCCGTAGCCGACATCGACGGCGACGACCTCTCGGGCGTCGTTGCGAAGCAGTACGTCGGTGAACCCGCCCGTCGAGGCGCCGGCGTCCAGGCAGCGGCGGCCCGCGACCGAGAGCCCGAGCGGCTTGAACGCGGCGAGCGCCCCGGCCAGCTTGTGGCCCCCGCGGGAGACGAAGTCGGGGCGGTCGGGGTCCTCGGTGACCACGATGGCGACGTCGGTGGTGACGCCGGTGGCCGGCTTGGTGGCGCGGTTTCCGGAGACGGTGACGCGGCCGGCGGCGATCAGCTCGCTGGCGTGCTCACGGGATCGGGCCAGCTTGCGGCGGACCAGCTCGGCGTCGAGACGCAGGCGGCGAGGAGGCATGCGCTCGCCTCTCAGGGCTGGTCGGTCGGCCGCGGATCACCGGACGCCGCGGCGATCCGGGCCATCGCGTCGTGGGCCTCGGTGTCGGGGTCCAGGGCGCGGCGCAGCTCGGTGTGGGCGGCCTCGAAGACGCTGACGTGCTCGGTCAGGGGCAGCTCGTCGAGCCGGTCGAGCGACTCGAGGACCGCGTCGACGCGCGCGACACCGGTGTGCGGCGCCGTGCCGGCGCCACCCAGCCCGGCCGGGGCCGGAGTCTCGTCGAAGTGCTGCTCGCTCATGGGGCTGAGACTACCGTCCCGCCGTCGGCATCCGGGCGAGGCGGCACGGCCTGTGCGCCGATCGTGACCGCCGTCCCGGTGGCGTCCAGGTGTGACCAGGCGCTGGTCGCGGCGACCCGCCACCAGTCGTCGGTGCTTCCCTGGCCGGTGACGCGCAGCTCGCCGTCGCGTACCTCTGCCGTCCAGCCGGCGAGCCGTGCCGTCG from Nocardioides luteus includes:
- a CDS encoding TlyA family RNA methyltransferase; this encodes MPPRRLRLDAELVRRKLARSREHASELIAAGRVTVSGNRATKPATGVTTDVAIVVTEDPDRPDFVSRGGHKLAGALAAFKPLGLSVAGRRCLDAGASTGGFTDVLLRNDAREVVAVDVGYGQLAWRLQQDERVVVHDRTNIRDLSLDVVGEPVDVVVGDLSFISLELVLDALIGVTSPDGDLALMVKPQFEVGKDRVGKGGVVRDPVLRAEAVNAVAAAAAKRGWGARAVTTSPLPGPSGNVEFFLWLRRGEAAVGEAEIEEAVREQRGLENHAVREVSVPSEKVDP